From Gemmatimonadota bacterium, a single genomic window includes:
- the ald gene encoding alanine dehydrogenase — MVIGVPKEIKTNENRVALVPAGCELLVDQGHTVFVERGGGLGSGFSDDDYVRAGGKILDTADEVWAKSEMIMKVKEPIAVEYPRMRAGQVIYTYFHFAAGEELTQAVIASGAIAIAYETVQLPTGELPLLTPMSEVAGRMAVQEGAKYLEKVYGGRGVLLGGVPGVAPADVIIIGGGVVGINAAKMAAGMGANVTILDLSLERLRYLDDVLPPNVTTLYSNRHNILGAIQRADLVIGAVLIAGAKAPRLVRREDLKLMKPGSVIVDVAVDQGGCVETIKPTTHENPIYLVDGVLHYAVANMPGGVSRTSTLALTNATLGYAQKLAKLGWKAACRQDGALKLGLNVVEGKVVYPGVAEAFGLPLVSADSVL; from the coding sequence ATGGTGATCGGCGTACCAAAGGAGATCAAGACCAACGAGAACCGCGTCGCGCTGGTGCCGGCGGGCTGCGAATTGCTGGTCGACCAGGGGCACACCGTCTTCGTCGAGCGAGGCGGCGGGCTGGGCAGCGGTTTTTCCGACGACGATTACGTCCGGGCCGGGGGCAAGATCCTCGACACGGCCGACGAGGTCTGGGCCAAGTCCGAGATGATCATGAAGGTCAAGGAGCCGATTGCCGTCGAATACCCGCGGATGCGGGCCGGTCAGGTCATCTACACCTACTTCCACTTCGCCGCCGGTGAGGAGCTGACCCAGGCGGTGATTGCGTCCGGGGCCATCGCGATCGCCTACGAGACGGTCCAATTGCCCACCGGCGAGCTGCCGTTGCTGACCCCGATGTCCGAGGTGGCCGGCCGGATGGCGGTCCAGGAGGGTGCCAAGTACCTCGAGAAGGTCTACGGGGGCCGGGGCGTGCTGCTCGGCGGCGTCCCGGGGGTGGCCCCGGCGGATGTGATCATCATTGGCGGAGGCGTGGTCGGTATCAATGCCGCCAAGATGGCGGCCGGCATGGGGGCCAACGTCACCATCCTGGACCTGTCACTGGAGCGGCTCCGGTACCTAGACGACGTGCTGCCACCGAACGTGACGACGCTCTACTCGAACCGCCACAATATCCTGGGTGCCATCCAACGGGCCGATCTGGTGATCGGTGCGGTCCTGATTGCGGGCGCCAAGGCTCCCCGGCTGGTCCGCCGTGAGGATCTCAAGCTCATGAAGCCGGGGTCGGTCATCGTCGACGTGGCGGTCGACCAAGGTGGCTGCGTCGAGACGATCAAGCCGACCACCCACGAAAACCCGATCTACTTGGTCGACGGCGTCCTCCATTACGCCGTGGCGAACATGCCTGGAGGCGTATCCCGGACCTCGACCTTGGCCCTGACCAACGCCACGCTCGGCTACGCCCAGAAACTCGCCAAGTTGGGCTGGAAGGCCGCCTGCCGACAGGACGGGGCCTTGAAGCTCGGGCTCAACGTGGTCGAGGGCAAAGTGGTCTATCCTGGTGTGGCCGAGGCGTTCGGACTGCCCTTGGTTAGCGCCGACAGCGTCCTGTAG
- a CDS encoding dUTP diphosphatase → MVSVQIQRLPHGEGLPVPTPQTEGSAGADIAAAEAGLLAPMERRLFSTGFAVAIPVGYEIQIRPRSGLAVKHGVTLPNTPATIDSDYRGELKVGLINLGSEPFQVERGMRIAQLVVARVESVRFEAVETLPATARGDGGFGSTGR, encoded by the coding sequence ATGGTCTCCGTTCAGATTCAGCGCCTCCCGCACGGGGAGGGGCTCCCGGTGCCGACGCCCCAGACCGAGGGCTCGGCCGGGGCGGACATCGCCGCGGCGGAGGCCGGGCTCCTGGCCCCCATGGAGCGGCGGCTTTTTTCGACCGGGTTCGCGGTGGCGATCCCGGTCGGCTACGAGATCCAGATCCGGCCTCGGTCGGGTCTGGCGGTCAAACACGGCGTGACCCTCCCGAACACCCCGGCTACCATCGATAGCGACTACCGGGGCGAACTGAAGGTGGGGCTGATCAACCTGGGCTCGGAGCCATTCCAGGTGGAGCGGGGGATGAGAATCGCCCAGCTGGTGGTTGCCCGGGTCGAATCCGTGCGATTTGAGGCCGTCGAGACGTTACCAGCCACAGCCCGCGGCGACGGCGGGTTCGGGAGCACCGGTCGGTAG
- a CDS encoding rod shape-determining protein — protein sequence MKFPFKFDFFSSANQIAVDLGTANTLVYVKGEGIVLNEPSVVAIDRATGEPKAYGLDAKRMLGRTPEGIIAVRPLKDGVIADFERTEKMLRHFLGTIINKHFFRVKPMVIVAVPSGITEVERRAVRDSAETAGAKEVYMVAEPMAAAIGVGLPVETPTGNMVIDIGGGTTEIAVIALSGIVCDTSIRTGGDELDQAIVQFMRKNYNLLVGEPTAEAIKIKIGSAYPTGDEREMEVKGRDLVSGIPKTVRVHSTEIREAVQEPIQQIVDAVRRALEITPPELASDIVDRGIVMTGGGALIRGLDLLLSQETGLPIHVDEDPLTCVVRGTGRILDEYEKYRSVLTR from the coding sequence ATGAAGTTTCCGTTTAAATTCGATTTCTTCAGTTCCGCGAATCAAATCGCGGTCGATCTCGGGACAGCCAACACCTTGGTCTACGTCAAGGGTGAGGGCATCGTGCTCAATGAACCGTCGGTGGTGGCGATCGACCGGGCCACCGGCGAGCCGAAAGCCTACGGTCTCGACGCGAAGCGGATGTTAGGCAGAACGCCCGAGGGCATCATCGCGGTCCGGCCGCTCAAGGACGGCGTCATCGCCGACTTCGAGCGGACCGAAAAGATGCTGCGCCATTTTCTCGGCACCATCATCAACAAGCATTTCTTTCGGGTCAAGCCGATGGTGATCGTCGCGGTTCCGTCGGGCATCACCGAGGTCGAGCGGCGGGCGGTCCGCGATTCCGCCGAAACCGCCGGGGCCAAGGAAGTCTACATGGTGGCCGAACCGATGGCCGCCGCGATCGGTGTGGGCCTGCCGGTGGAAACACCGACCGGTAACATGGTCATCGACATCGGCGGCGGGACCACGGAAATCGCGGTCATCGCGCTGTCCGGGATCGTCTGCGACACCTCGATTCGAACTGGTGGTGACGAACTCGACCAGGCCATCGTGCAGTTCATGCGCAAGAACTACAATCTGCTGGTGGGCGAACCGACGGCCGAAGCGATCAAGATCAAGATCGGGTCGGCGTATCCGACCGGCGACGAGCGGGAGATGGAGGTCAAGGGTCGCGACCTCGTATCGGGTATTCCGAAGACCGTTCGGGTGCATTCCACCGAAATCCGCGAAGCGGTGCAGGAGCCGATCCAGCAGATCGTCGATGCCGTTCGCCGCGCCCTCGAAATCACCCCGCCGGAATTGGCGAGCGATATCGTCGATCGCGGGATCGTCATGACCGGCGGCGGGGCGCTGATTCGGGGACTCGACCTGCTGCTCTCGCAGGAGACCGGGTTGCCGATTCACGTCGATGAAGATCCGTTGACGTGTGTGGTCCGAGGTACTGGGCGCATCCTCGACGAGTACGAAAAGTATCGTAGTGTACTGACGAGGTGA
- a CDS encoding rod shape-determining protein MreC — translation MNRGPGRSLSRSDTVLLVGCLVLSVVAMLLPTPWALVFASGVRATALAPVVWLQNNGEQWRTSRLELQVISSARDSASLAAQTLTSLRAENAGLRGLLALKSKISYRTVPAEVLHQATATEGRTLLLGTGSSDGVHIGNPVVSPDGLLGLIVSAESNSSVAMTWAHPDFAVSVTTADGSVMGIVAPTPGFAASESFLELRGVPYRDTVPTGTQVLTSGLTGVYPNGIPVGRVVGTRREEMGWERVYRLTPSANPGHVRHVLIYLIRETRLDR, via the coding sequence ATGAACCGCGGACCGGGCCGGTCGCTCTCCCGAAGTGATACCGTTCTCCTGGTTGGCTGTCTCGTGCTGTCGGTCGTCGCCATGCTACTGCCCACGCCATGGGCTTTGGTCTTCGCGAGCGGGGTCCGGGCCACGGCGCTGGCCCCGGTGGTGTGGCTCCAGAACAACGGCGAGCAATGGCGAACCAGCCGGCTCGAGCTCCAGGTCATCTCGTCCGCGCGGGACTCGGCCTCACTCGCCGCGCAAACGCTCACGAGTCTTCGGGCTGAAAATGCCGGACTCCGGGGCCTGCTCGCGCTCAAATCCAAGATTTCCTACCGTACGGTTCCCGCCGAGGTCCTCCATCAAGCGACGGCCACTGAAGGCCGGACGCTCCTCCTCGGGACCGGGTCGAGCGATGGCGTGCACATCGGCAATCCCGTGGTATCGCCCGATGGGCTGCTGGGTCTGATTGTCAGCGCCGAGTCGAACTCGTCGGTGGCGATGACATGGGCCCATCCTGATTTTGCCGTCTCGGTGACCACGGCCGACGGCAGCGTGATGGGCATCGTCGCTCCGACTCCTGGATTCGCGGCGAGTGAATCATTCCTCGAACTTCGAGGGGTTCCGTATCGGGACACGGTACCCACGGGCACCCAGGTGCTGACGTCGGGGCTGACGGGCGTTTACCCGAACGGCATTCCCGTGGGGCGGGTGGTGGGGACCCGGCGGGAGGAGATGGGCTGGGAGCGGGTCTACCGGTTGACCCCGTCGGCCAATCCGGGACACGTGCGTCACGTCTTGATCTACCTGATTCGCGAAACGCGACTTGACCGATGA
- the mreD gene encoding rod shape-determining protein MreD: MSFDKRARRRRLVLVIAILIAAHFYIRPWVASRFAPDLLMLAMMLVAIRSRPGVAAVAGFLVGLTADVLSPARFGAGALSHTIVGYLAAYGRAVFFPDNLLVNAGLFAVGVWLRSLIVLLASGAGPSELASTLLIWGPIQALVTALVGVVVVVFFRDWLAIRLDE; encoded by the coding sequence ATGAGCTTCGACAAGCGGGCCCGTCGCCGCCGGCTGGTTCTGGTCATCGCCATCCTGATCGCGGCGCACTTCTACATCCGGCCGTGGGTCGCGAGCCGGTTTGCGCCCGACCTGTTGATGCTGGCGATGATGCTGGTGGCCATTCGAAGCCGGCCGGGTGTGGCGGCGGTGGCGGGATTCTTGGTCGGTCTGACCGCCGATGTGCTGTCGCCAGCCCGGTTCGGGGCTGGAGCCCTTTCGCATACCATAGTAGGCTATCTCGCGGCCTACGGCCGGGCGGTGTTCTTTCCCGACAACCTGCTGGTGAATGCGGGCTTGTTCGCTGTCGGCGTCTGGCTCCGGTCGTTGATCGTGCTGCTGGCGAGCGGCGCCGGGCCGAGTGAACTCGCCAGCACGCTGCTGATCTGGGGGCCGATTCAAGCCCTGGTTACCGCGCTGGTGGGCGTGGTGGTCGTGGTGTTCTTCCGCGACTGGCTGGCGATTCGGTTGGACGAATGA
- the mrdA gene encoding penicillin-binding protein 2 — translation MSIAFTPFRVRERAGSAIVVIGALFLFLLAAFFRAQVIGTADFRRQSDNNRLRRLILASPRGFILDRNGKQIAENAPGFTVKLVASSRDSLKAVLKRIATLVPGAEEIEGPVVRRYDLASYQPALVFANASIETVAILEEHRYQLPGLVIRTEPRRLYGAGQAVAHLVGYAGEVSDDELTRGRFPGARPGTIVGKDGLEAKFDSVVRGLEGESFIEVDARGRMVRDESESQALKPVTGEMIRTTIDLELQTYIDSLWSADRVGVRGAMVVMTPDGQVLALYSAPTFDPNELITGVSSRRWAQLNGEAKPLQNRAIRGSFPPGSPFKLVTAAVALKRGVVDFSSRMPQPCTGGYRFGNRVFHCWKKSGHGSLDLTGAIASSCNIYFYQLGLRIGLPNLLAEATTMGLSSPTGIDLASERSSSFPPSTAYYDRLYGARGWSNAVTLNLSIGQGENAQTLMGLTRFYAALASDGTVPIPYVVEKPTGSRRSLGLTPEQLAGLRTALVAVVDRGTAAASGGRDLRVAGKTGTAQNPQGPDHGWFIAFAPAEKPTVVVGSLMEFALHGTAVAPYVVKVIRRYLEKTDPTLAKARTKMVIQEDSATAVSELIADSAAPPPPR, via the coding sequence ATGAGTATCGCCTTTACGCCGTTTCGGGTTCGCGAGCGAGCCGGAAGCGCCATTGTTGTCATTGGCGCTCTATTTCTGTTTCTCCTTGCCGCTTTCTTTCGAGCCCAGGTCATCGGTACCGCTGATTTCCGGCGTCAGAGCGACAACAACCGGCTTCGTCGCTTGATCTTGGCATCCCCCCGGGGCTTCATCCTGGATCGGAACGGGAAGCAGATCGCCGAGAACGCTCCGGGCTTCACTGTCAAACTCGTGGCCAGTTCGCGGGACTCGCTGAAAGCGGTCCTCAAGCGGATCGCGACCCTGGTGCCCGGGGCCGAGGAAATCGAGGGGCCGGTGGTTCGCCGCTATGACCTCGCCTCCTATCAGCCAGCGCTCGTATTCGCCAACGCCAGTATCGAGACGGTCGCTATCCTCGAGGAGCATCGCTACCAACTTCCGGGGCTCGTGATCCGGACCGAGCCCCGCCGGCTCTATGGCGCGGGGCAGGCCGTGGCGCATCTGGTAGGGTACGCCGGCGAGGTCTCCGACGACGAACTTACCCGAGGCCGCTTTCCCGGCGCCCGCCCCGGCACTATCGTCGGCAAGGACGGACTCGAGGCAAAGTTCGACTCCGTGGTTCGGGGTCTCGAGGGCGAGAGTTTCATCGAGGTGGACGCCCGGGGGCGAATGGTCCGTGACGAGAGCGAGTCGCAGGCCCTCAAGCCCGTGACCGGCGAGATGATCCGGACCACTATCGACCTCGAATTGCAGACCTACATCGACAGCTTGTGGTCGGCCGACCGGGTCGGGGTCCGAGGTGCCATGGTCGTGATGACCCCGGACGGCCAGGTGCTGGCGCTCTATTCGGCGCCGACCTTCGACCCGAACGAGTTGATCACCGGAGTCTCCTCCCGGCGGTGGGCCCAGCTCAACGGCGAAGCCAAGCCGCTGCAGAACCGTGCCATTCGCGGGAGCTTTCCGCCCGGCTCGCCCTTCAAACTCGTCACGGCCGCGGTGGCCTTGAAGCGTGGGGTCGTCGACTTTTCGAGCCGGATGCCGCAACCCTGCACCGGCGGGTACCGGTTCGGGAACCGGGTCTTCCATTGCTGGAAGAAATCCGGGCATGGGTCACTCGACTTGACGGGCGCCATCGCGAGCAGCTGTAACATTTATTTCTACCAACTCGGACTCCGCATCGGGCTGCCGAACCTCCTCGCGGAGGCGACCACCATGGGGCTCAGCTCGCCGACGGGGATTGATTTGGCCTCGGAGCGGAGCTCGTCATTTCCGCCGTCGACCGCCTACTACGACCGGCTGTACGGGGCCCGGGGGTGGAGCAATGCGGTGACGCTCAACTTGTCGATCGGGCAGGGTGAGAATGCCCAGACCCTGATGGGTTTGACCCGGTTCTATGCGGCGTTGGCCAGCGACGGGACGGTGCCGATCCCCTACGTCGTCGAGAAGCCGACCGGTTCCCGGCGATCGTTAGGGCTGACCCCGGAGCAATTGGCCGGCCTTCGGACCGCCCTCGTGGCCGTCGTTGACCGGGGGACGGCGGCCGCGAGCGGAGGGCGCGACCTTCGGGTCGCGGGCAAGACCGGAACCGCCCAAAATCCCCAGGGGCCCGATCACGGTTGGTTTATCGCTTTTGCGCCGGCCGAGAAGCCTACCGTGGTGGTCGGGAGTCTCATGGAGTTTGCTCTCCACGGCACCGCCGTGGCGCCCTATGTGGTCAAGGTCATTCGCCGATACCTCGAAAAGACCGATCCCACGCTGGCGAAGGCCAGGACCAAGATGGTGATCCAGGAGGATTCGGCCACCGCCGTGTCCGAATTGATCGCGGATTCCGCCGCCCCGCCTCCGCCCCGCTGA
- the rodA gene encoding rod shape-determining protein RodA, whose amino-acid sequence MRTTLDRPLVLTLLALAAYGLAMVYSAGQTDLPTAAERAWVRQLVWMVLAIGMGAVAFRLSFRILEWVAPVLYGLGLALLVVTLVVGTGAGTAAGTKSWLAIGGVRIGQPVELAKIGAILLLARHLSGLRQPPQTLVDLVRPGLIALGPFLLVMLQPDLGSAIVFIMILFAMLFWTGVKPSLLLLLASPIISLLLAVDTRWWGAWIFLLTVLLLLWRTYVAEGVLIWLVNSAMGVVAIILWNGLKPYQQKRLMSFVNPEADPAGSAYQAIQSKVAIGSGGWFGNGYLHGPQKRLAFLPEQPTDFIFSVVGEELGFVGVVVALALFLALFLRLVRIARRATNPFSSLVVFGILGLLFAHVFENVGMTISVMPITGIPLPFFSYGGSFVLACGISMGLVLRVAYDSRSSGYLE is encoded by the coding sequence ATGCGCACCACCCTTGACCGTCCGCTCGTCCTGACGCTGTTGGCCCTGGCCGCCTATGGCTTGGCCATGGTGTATTCCGCCGGCCAAACCGACCTCCCGACCGCCGCCGAACGCGCCTGGGTTCGGCAGCTGGTCTGGATGGTGCTCGCGATCGGGATGGGTGCCGTGGCGTTTCGGCTCTCCTTCCGAATCCTCGAGTGGGTGGCGCCGGTGCTCTATGGGCTCGGGCTGGCCCTGCTGGTTGTGACGCTCGTGGTCGGCACCGGGGCAGGCACCGCCGCCGGAACAAAGAGCTGGTTGGCCATTGGTGGAGTCCGGATCGGTCAGCCCGTGGAGCTCGCCAAGATTGGCGCGATTCTCCTGTTGGCCCGCCACCTCTCGGGGCTTCGGCAACCACCGCAGACGCTCGTTGATTTGGTCCGGCCCGGGCTGATTGCGCTCGGTCCGTTCCTCTTGGTCATGCTCCAGCCTGACCTTGGCAGCGCCATCGTCTTCATCATGATCCTGTTTGCCATGCTGTTTTGGACCGGCGTCAAGCCGTCTCTGCTCCTGTTGCTGGCCTCGCCGATCATCAGCCTGCTCCTGGCGGTCGACACCCGATGGTGGGGGGCCTGGATCTTCCTGCTGACCGTGCTGCTCCTGCTGTGGCGCACCTACGTGGCCGAGGGGGTCCTGATCTGGCTGGTCAACTCCGCGATGGGTGTGGTGGCGATCATCCTCTGGAACGGACTGAAACCGTACCAGCAGAAGCGCTTGATGTCGTTCGTCAATCCGGAGGCCGATCCGGCCGGATCGGCCTATCAGGCGATCCAGTCCAAGGTGGCGATTGGGTCCGGCGGGTGGTTCGGCAATGGGTACCTTCACGGGCCCCAGAAGCGGCTCGCGTTCCTGCCGGAGCAACCCACCGATTTCATTTTTTCCGTGGTGGGTGAGGAGCTTGGTTTCGTTGGGGTGGTGGTGGCCTTGGCCCTCTTCCTCGCCCTTTTTCTCCGACTGGTGCGGATCGCCCGGCGCGCCACCAACCCCTTCAGCAGCCTGGTGGTGTTTGGGATTCTCGGGTTGCTCTTCGCGCACGTGTTCGAAAATGTCGGCATGACGATCAGTGTGATGCCGATCACTGGCATCCCGCTGCCATTCTTTTCGTACGGAGGTTCGTTCGTCCTGGCCTGCGGCATCAGCATGGGGCTGGTGTTGCGGGTTGCCTACGATTCGCGGTCCAGCGGTTATCTCGAATGA
- a CDS encoding acetyl-CoA carboxylase carboxyltransferase subunit beta, whose protein sequence is MAVSAWFKKERKPRLSQRARLEIPKDAWDKCESCGHVDIRGRFERELNVCPNCGHHRRFLAEEYVELLSDAGTWRELNANLGPLDPLSFEHYADRSKSSQAKTGQLDAIYTGLCRLEKIPLHVGVMNFAFMGGSMGSVVGEKIARLARRSSDKGVPLVLVCASGGARMQEGVLSLMQMAKTSTAIAELKREGVPYLTVLTNPTTGGVSASYAMQGDAILAEPGAVIGFAGQRVIKQTIGQDLPEGFQTAEFLLERGQVDEVVPRGALRETVARLLRHMLGHKSEVEARSEA, encoded by the coding sequence ATGGCTGTGAGCGCGTGGTTTAAAAAGGAACGGAAGCCCCGGCTGTCCCAACGCGCTCGGCTCGAGATTCCCAAAGATGCCTGGGACAAGTGCGAGTCCTGCGGCCACGTCGACATTCGGGGGCGGTTCGAGCGGGAGCTCAATGTCTGCCCGAACTGTGGCCACCATCGGCGTTTCCTGGCTGAGGAGTACGTGGAGCTCTTGAGCGATGCCGGTACCTGGCGCGAGCTCAACGCCAACCTCGGACCGCTGGACCCCCTCTCCTTCGAACACTATGCCGATCGGTCGAAGTCGTCGCAGGCCAAGACTGGGCAGTTGGATGCCATTTATACCGGGTTGTGCCGGCTCGAGAAGATTCCGCTTCACGTCGGTGTGATGAACTTCGCCTTCATGGGTGGTTCGATGGGGTCGGTGGTGGGGGAGAAGATCGCCCGGCTGGCCCGCCGTTCATCCGATAAGGGTGTCCCGCTGGTGCTGGTGTGTGCCTCGGGCGGGGCCCGGATGCAAGAAGGGGTGCTCTCCCTCATGCAGATGGCCAAGACGTCGACGGCGATCGCCGAGCTGAAGCGTGAAGGGGTGCCATATCTGACGGTCCTGACCAATCCGACGACCGGTGGCGTCTCGGCCAGCTATGCGATGCAAGGTGACGCGATTCTAGCGGAGCCGGGCGCGGTGATCGGGTTCGCGGGCCAGCGGGTCATCAAGCAGACCATCGGGCAGGATCTGCCGGAGGGATTTCAGACCGCCGAGTTCTTGCTCGAGCGGGGCCAAGTGGATGAGGTCGTTCCGCGCGGCGCCCTCCGGGAAACGGTGGCGAGGCTCCTCAGGCACATGCTGGGCCACAAGTCCGAGGTGGAGGCGAGGAGCGAGGCGTGA
- a CDS encoding bifunctional folylpolyglutamate synthase/dihydrofolate synthase → MSLRRHDRYQRTLDFLYPRTTTIKFGLDRTELLLAALGNPHHIIPAIHVGGTNGKGSVTALVAAALEASGHRVGVYTSPHLVDFRERITVGGVPISAAATAMWTDQLRPLIEESGATFFEATTALAFADLASRGADVAVIEVGLGGRLDSTNVVRPMVSGVTKIALDHQKYLGHTLEAIAREKAWIAKPGAPFIIGECDPALVAVLKDEARRSVEAIEPGGRADLRVLPPEYLWEGPLGLAGPHQRRNAAVAHGIVMALPERFRPAHSAIERGFASAFVPGRLDRRGRWLFDVAHNPDGVRALVAAIAGQDPPRPLHALVSILGDKEWPEMLVLLDQVVDRGILTVAPTAEGRKWDLSWLRRWLDRPDRPPARAEWRLIEDFPEALEAASAGAGTILVTGSFHTVGDVLAARGLAPI, encoded by the coding sequence GTGAGCCTTCGGCGTCACGACCGATATCAGCGGACCCTCGATTTTCTCTATCCACGAACCACCACGATTAAGTTCGGGCTCGATCGCACGGAACTCCTCCTGGCGGCGTTAGGCAACCCACATCACATCATTCCGGCAATTCATGTCGGCGGCACCAACGGCAAGGGGAGCGTGACGGCCTTGGTTGCCGCCGCGTTGGAAGCGTCCGGCCACCGGGTCGGGGTGTATACGTCGCCTCATTTGGTGGATTTCCGGGAGCGGATCACGGTTGGGGGCGTGCCGATCTCGGCCGCGGCGACAGCAATGTGGACCGATCAGCTCCGCCCGCTGATCGAGGAATCCGGCGCTACCTTCTTCGAAGCGACCACGGCCCTTGCCTTTGCCGATTTGGCCAGCCGGGGCGCGGATGTGGCCGTCATCGAGGTGGGGCTCGGCGGCCGCCTCGACAGCACCAACGTCGTCCGGCCGATGGTGAGTGGGGTTACCAAGATCGCGCTCGACCATCAGAAGTACCTTGGGCACACGCTGGAAGCCATTGCCCGAGAGAAGGCCTGGATCGCCAAGCCCGGCGCCCCGTTCATCATCGGCGAGTGCGATCCGGCTCTCGTCGCGGTGTTGAAGGATGAGGCCCGCCGCTCGGTCGAGGCGATCGAGCCCGGTGGGAGGGCTGATCTTCGGGTCCTGCCACCGGAATACCTCTGGGAAGGACCGCTCGGGTTGGCCGGTCCGCACCAGCGCCGGAATGCGGCGGTGGCCCACGGGATCGTGATGGCGCTGCCGGAGCGGTTCAGGCCGGCCCACTCGGCGATCGAACGGGGGTTTGCCTCGGCGTTCGTGCCCGGCCGGCTCGATCGACGGGGCCGCTGGCTCTTTGACGTGGCCCATAATCCGGATGGGGTCCGGGCCCTCGTGGCGGCGATTGCCGGACAAGATCCGCCTCGACCGCTCCATGCCCTGGTCTCGATTTTGGGCGACAAGGAGTGGCCCGAGATGCTGGTGCTGCTCGACCAGGTGGTCGACCGGGGCATCCTCACCGTCGCCCCGACCGCGGAAGGCCGAAAGTGGGATCTGTCGTGGCTCCGGCGGTGGCTCGACCGGCCCGACCGGCCCCCAGCCCGGGCCGAATGGCGCTTGATCGAGGACTTTCCGGAGGCGCTTGAAGCGGCCTCCGCCGGCGCGGGGACGATCCTGGTCACTGGCTCCTTCCATACCGTCGGGGATGTCCTGGCGGCCCGGGGTCTCGCCCCGATTTGA
- a CDS encoding histidine--tRNA ligase: MSWRPGVSPRFDRNGGPRPRLYLGMSIQALPGFRDFYPDELAIRSHVFGSMRRVALRYGFLEYDGPPLESLELYTQKSGDEIVGQLYHFRDKGEREVALRPEMTPTLARMVAPKASSMKKPIRWFSIPQLFRYERQQRGRLREHFQLNCDLIGEPGPAADAEIIALAIDVMRDLGLGPADIRVRVFDRRVLQALLESLGVPAEHLGVAYQAIDKIGRREFASHKEKLAQVAASVAALDFVERHRGVTRWAEMEALLAPYPAVLEAAAPLRATLAALEAMGLGDFVDLDLTIVRGLAYYTGTVFELFDAQGTFRAICGGGRYDNLLAALGGVDLPALGFGMGDVVLTELLRDRGLLPAPGPSAEVFLAAVTPEDRPFVLGLAHELRDSGFRVEYALVDQTVAKQFKLADARRVKVVIVVGPDDRARGEVVVKDLTAGAQRAVPWAGVVSALRALGAGPQP; encoded by the coding sequence ATGTCCTGGCGGCCCGGGGTCTCGCCCCGATTTGACCGGAACGGGGGCCCTCGGCCCCGCTTATATTTAGGCATGTCGATTCAGGCCCTTCCCGGTTTCCGTGATTTCTATCCCGACGAGCTTGCCATCCGGTCGCACGTGTTCGGTTCGATGCGGCGGGTGGCCCTGCGGTACGGGTTCCTGGAGTATGATGGGCCGCCGCTCGAGTCGCTGGAGCTGTATACCCAAAAGAGCGGTGACGAGATCGTCGGCCAGCTTTATCATTTTCGCGACAAAGGCGAGCGGGAGGTGGCGCTCCGGCCCGAGATGACGCCGACGTTGGCCCGGATGGTGGCCCCGAAGGCATCGTCGATGAAGAAGCCGATTCGGTGGTTCTCGATTCCCCAACTGTTCCGGTACGAACGCCAACAGCGCGGCCGGCTCAGGGAACACTTCCAACTCAATTGCGACTTGATCGGGGAGCCGGGGCCGGCGGCCGATGCCGAGATCATCGCGTTGGCCATTGACGTGATGCGGGATCTTGGCCTTGGGCCGGCGGACATTCGGGTCCGGGTGTTCGATCGGCGGGTACTGCAGGCCCTATTGGAGAGCCTGGGTGTCCCGGCCGAGCACCTCGGTGTGGCCTACCAGGCCATCGACAAGATTGGTCGGCGCGAGTTCGCATCGCACAAGGAGAAGCTCGCCCAAGTGGCGGCCTCAGTGGCCGCGTTGGATTTCGTGGAGCGCCACCGAGGCGTCACTCGGTGGGCGGAGATGGAAGCACTCCTCGCTCCGTACCCGGCGGTGCTGGAGGCCGCCGCGCCGCTCCGAGCCACGCTGGCGGCGTTGGAGGCGATGGGGCTCGGCGATTTCGTGGATCTTGACCTCACGATCGTTCGAGGCTTGGCCTATTACACCGGGACGGTGTTCGAACTGTTCGACGCTCAAGGAACCTTTCGAGCGATCTGCGGGGGCGGGCGGTACGACAATCTGCTCGCGGCGCTGGGCGGGGTTGACCTGCCGGCGCTCGGATTCGGGATGGGGGATGTGGTGCTGACCGAGCTGCTCCGGGATCGCGGGTTGCTGCCGGCGCCGGGGCCGAGCGCGGAGGTGTTCCTGGCGGCGGTCACGCCGGAGGACCGTCCGTTTGTCCTGGGTTTGGCCCATGAACTTCGGGACAGTGGCTTTCGAGTCGAGTACGCCTTGGTTGACCAAACGGTGGCCAAGCAGTTCAAGCTCGCCGACGCTCGGCGGGTCAAAGTCGTGATCGTCGTTGGGCCGGATGACCGAGCCCGCGGCGAGGTTGTGGTCAAGGATCTCACCGCCGGAGCCCAACGCGCGGTTCCTTGGGCCGGGGTCGTTTCGGCGCTTCGGGCGCTCGGTGCTGGCCCTCAGCCGTAA